The Blautia luti nucleotide sequence AACGAAGAAGGATAGACTCATTGATAAAGAAAGTATCCTGCTCGTCACGTGCCGGATGGTTCTCAGGGATGTTCAGTTTGGTAAAGTTATAGTCTGCATACTCTACTTCCGGTCCTTCTACTACTTCATATCCCATACCGATGAAGATACGTTCTACTTCTTCCAGAGCAATGGTGTTCGGATGACGATGACCGATCTTGGCTTTCTTTGCAGGTAAAGTAACGTCAATCACTTCCTGTTTCATCTTCTCTTCACGAACTGCCTCTTCCAGTTTCTGTTTGGATTCATCAAGCAATGTTTCGATCTTGGCTCTTGTTTCATTTACAAGCTGTCCCACTTTCGGGCGCTCTTCCGGAGCTACATCTTTCATGCTCTTTAAGATTGCAGTCAGCTCGCCTTTTTTGCCAAGGTATGCCACACGTACTTCATTCAGTTTGTCCAGGCCCTCGGATTCATCGATCCGCTTTCTGGCTGCTTCAGCCAGTTCCTGAAGTTTTTCTTTCATATCCATGGTTTCTTTCTCCTTTATTTAAATAATCATAATTTCCTGTATGTCAGACAGGGCATGTGAGCAATAAAAAAAGCTCCATCCCAGTAAAGGGACGGAGCATAAATTCCGCGGTACCACCCTGCTTCCTGCATCTTTCTGCAGGCTCTCGGTCTGCTTAACGCGCAGCAACGTCATTTCCTACTGTTCTCGCAGAGAAATTTTCAAAAATGAAGCTCCGGTGGGAAATTCAGGAAATATCTGAACCTGAGGAAGCTTCCAGCCGATGACCTCCTCTCTCTGAAGGAAAATAAATCCTTAAAAACACCTTCTAAGCCGTTTTCATATATCGACAGTATTTACTATGCCACAGACTGAAAAATCTGTCAAGTATGATTTTTCGTACTGTCATCTTCTTTTTCTTCGGAAACGGCAATTTTATTCTCCAGTTCTATGTTTCTGGAGGCTTGTATCCTTTCTTTCTCCTGAGAGATCCTTCCTATCACAGATCTGTGTGCATGACGGAAATCCTTCTCAAAATAAGCATTGATCTCAGCACCGTACATAAGCAGGTTCATACACACATACAGCCAGATCATCACCATAATGATCGTAGTCAGGCTGCCATACATGTTGCTGAAACCCGGAAATATTTCGAAATAAAAGGAAAATCCATACGAGAAGATCGACCATGCAATGGCAATGATCAATGCCCCGGGTATCTGACTTTTAAATGTGGCCGGTCTGTTGGGAAGAACCTTGTACAGCAGCAGGAACACAAAGAACAGCACTGCAAATACCAGGCCGGTTCTGGCTCCGATCACCCTGCCGATGATCCTTCCCAAAAACGGAATGTATACAGAAACCGTCTCCTGGATCCTGTTGCCCAGAACCAGCAAAAGCAGACAGATGATCAGGGCGATCACCAGGCACATGGTATAAAATACAGCATAAATCCTGGTCATAAACCAGTTACGGGTTTCTTTTACATGATAGATCGTATTCAGTCCATTGATTACCGACTGCATTCCCTTTCCCGCAGACCACAGAGCAACCAGCGCAGAAAGAGGCATAATAGTAGTGCTTCGTTTATATACATCCACCACGATTCCCAGTACGAAACTCTGAATATTCTCCGGAACAAATGCAACGATCGCGTCCCTTACCACATTATAGGTAAGAGGCGTGTACCTAACCAGTGTGGTCAGAAACAATATACACGGAATAAAGGATAAAATTAAAAAATATGCGGCCTGTGTAGCATATGCTCCTACATGGTCTCCGGAAACACGTTTCATAAATCCAAGCAGAAGCGTGACTACTGACCTTTTTTCCTTTTCCCTTTCCATAATTTTCTCCATTCTGTTTATTTACAGTGATTCCATAAAACGAGGAAATCTCTTTTTATATCATACCATGAATCTGTAGTTCTGACAAACAGGAATTCAGTAGACCGTTTCAATTCTCACCTGGTTAAAGAAATACTCCAGAATTTCCTCCCAGGTATAGCCCTGATCTGCCATTTTATCCGCTCCGTTCTGGCTCATTCCCACACCATGTCCATATCCCCCTCCGGTAATTTCTAGGCCCTCTTCTTTCTTCTGTTTCAATGTGAAATAGGCACTCGGCAAAAGGGTTCCGCCCTCTATCTTTGTGCCGTCTTTTTCTGTGATCGTGCATCCCTCCGGCGAAAGAAACTTCCGTATGGAATATTCCTGATTGATCTCATAACTTTCCTTTTTTGTAGTCACCTGGAGGCTGATCACTGCGCCGCTTTCATTCTTCTTTACTGCCTCCACAGTCATCAGTTCGCTATCATCTTCAAACAGTATCCTGACCTGTTCCTGCAGTTTCTGCCAGGGAAGTACTGTCTTCCAGCTTCTCCAAGGAGAATCTCTGTCAAAATCACAGACCACACTTTTCAGATAAGCAGCCGGTTTCCTGGCACCCCATATTTCATCTGTACTGGTAATTCCTGCTGAAGTTGAAAAATAATAGGCCTCTACAGGTTCTCCATCCTTCATCATAATCTGTCCAAAGGTGTCTTTTACAGCCTGATCTGTGGATGTTTCCGGAAAAACATTGCCATATACCTGATAATTTACACTGTCATCCACATCTGCATTATATCCGTCAATTCCTTTCTCCTGAATGTGTTTCCAGGCATATGTCCGGGCACATACAGCCTGTGCGCGAAGTGCCTGGGGCTCATAAGAAGCAGGCATTTCACTTGGCACTACTGCTTCCAGATATTTTTCCAGGGGAAGTTCATTAATCAGGTTTAATTTCTCTCCGTTTTTTATAATCTCCAGTTTCCCGTAATATATAGGATTTCCACATTGTCGTTCAATAGAAGTAACTGTAATTCCTTCTTCCCCTCCGTCCAGGATTAGCGGTCCGTCCTGCACCCTGCTATCAGCTGCAGTACAGGTAAATGCTTTCCCGCCGCAGATACCGGAAACCTGTTCCTGTTCATAAGTCCTGTAATCTGTTCCTGTCAAAAGTACTCTGATATCCGGTTCTTCCTGTAAATTACCTGTATCCTCTTCAACAGTCTCCTGATTCTTTTCCTGCCTGTCCTGTTCTTTCTCCGGTGTCTGGGAGATCATAATTTCCACAGATTCGCTTATTTCCCGCCGCCCTTCTCTTTTTACTGCTTCGTTAAAAAGGATTCCCCATCCCAGCAGCATCAGCAGTATACAATTTGTCCCATAAAAAAATCTGGTTTTCTTCATATATTCATTTATATGAAGAAAACCAGAAAATATGTATCTGTCTTATCAGTCTTTGATATAGAAACGGTAAGAAGTATTAGAATCATACTGTTCCCCTGCTTCCAGGACAGGAGAATGGAAATTCTCTGTATTCACTGCATTTGGCTCAACCTGTGTTTCCAGACAGAAAGCCTCACGTTTGTTATAAATATGTCCGCCCTTACCTTTCTCATTATCTACAAAATTAGCTGCATAAAACTGAACGCAAGGACAATCAGAAGTAACATCCATGGCAATTTTGCTCTTATCGCTGTATGCAGTTGCGATCAATCTGTTGCTGCCTTTTGCATAATTATCTGTAACATAGTTATGATCATAGCCACCTGTAAACTTAAGCTGCTGGAAATCTGCATC carries:
- a CDS encoding YihY/virulence factor BrkB family protein, with the translated sequence MEREKEKRSVVTLLLGFMKRVSGDHVGAYATQAAYFLILSFIPCILFLTTLVRYTPLTYNVVRDAIVAFVPENIQSFVLGIVVDVYKRSTTIMPLSALVALWSAGKGMQSVINGLNTIYHVKETRNWFMTRIYAVFYTMCLVIALIICLLLLVLGNRIQETVSVYIPFLGRIIGRVIGARTGLVFAVLFFVFLLLYKVLPNRPATFKSQIPGALIIAIAWSIFSYGFSFYFEIFPGFSNMYGSLTTIIMVMIWLYVCMNLLMYGAEINAYFEKDFRHAHRSVIGRISQEKERIQASRNIELENKIAVSEEKEDDSTKNHT
- a CDS encoding SpoIID/LytB domain-containing protein, whose product is MKKTRFFYGTNCILLMLLGWGILFNEAVKREGRREISESVEIMISQTPEKEQDRQEKNQETVEEDTGNLQEEPDIRVLLTGTDYRTYEQEQVSGICGGKAFTCTAADSRVQDGPLILDGGEEGITVTSIERQCGNPIYYGKLEIIKNGEKLNLINELPLEKYLEAVVPSEMPASYEPQALRAQAVCARTYAWKHIQEKGIDGYNADVDDSVNYQVYGNVFPETSTDQAVKDTFGQIMMKDGEPVEAYYFSTSAGITSTDEIWGARKPAAYLKSVVCDFDRDSPWRSWKTVLPWQKLQEQVRILFEDDSELMTVEAVKKNESGAVISLQVTTKKESYEINQEYSIRKFLSPEGCTITEKDGTKIEGGTLLPSAYFTLKQKKEEGLEITGGGYGHGVGMSQNGADKMADQGYTWEEILEYFFNQVRIETVY